The Scatophagus argus isolate fScaArg1 chromosome 4, fScaArg1.pri, whole genome shotgun sequence DNA window ctaaaaaatatgtatatataaaaacacattacatcACTATTACCCTCGCAACACTTGCAGATTACATCATCGAGCACCAATGAGAGAGCAGGAATCTCTGCATAGAAACACCTGCAGAGGTGATTGGCTGTAATAACAGTGAGCGTTCACTGTGGAACTGGAAGAAAGTTAACCTGACCAACAATTGGTGTTCAAACaataacttaaaaaataaaatcgtGATGCGATTAAACACGGGCTTACGAAACCTTTCAATAAAAATGGTCCGTGGCTGTGTGCAGCACTGCTGTGAAGCTGCACGACCAACAAACAGCTCTCTTGTTTACTTTGATGCTGACGTACCTGTATTTTCTCTTCATGGTCACATTCACAGCATATGCATTGGCCGATCCATCAGCTTTCTTCCCCTGATTGGAAACAATGTTACTGTCTCTCATATACAAAACATCACATACTGCAGTTCAAGGTAAACAGAGACATATATACTAACAAATACACATTGTAGAGGTTTCTGCTCCACTTCCATTGCTCCTTTTAATCACAAAACTAATCTGGGTgtacaaaaccaaaaatcaatTCTACAGTATAAAGTACATCCAACTGAGAAGTAGGGGTAAATTAGATGAAGAAAACACTATACAATTTAGGGAAGGGCTGTGTTTCCCCCCCCCCAGCCTGAAGGAGGTGCCAATTATTAGTAATCTAGGAGAGCTATAACAATGTTTGGAAATGATAAACATATGTAGTAAAATTAACAATTTTCATCAGAGTTTACAATAACCAGTGTTGGAATGTACTCTAGTAAAGTTCACTTTACTAAGTGCTATATTTAAATACAACTTTGCGTTACTTGTACTGTACTATTGCTACTTGCACCACTTCCATTTTCTGATACTTTATACTTCCATTCCACTGTATTTTAAaggcaaatattttattttctactccactacatttatttgataacttaaGAGACTAGTTACTTTGTGGGTTCCAATTATTAATACTAATACATCTAAAATATGCTGAATACTGGATGTGATAATTGACCTATCCCTATTATACTGTGTGTTACAGTGATGCTAAGCCAAACTTCAAATTTTCAcagataaaatgacagaaattctTAATATCCAACATGCATTTCCTAATGCTGAAGTGTTTTGATCCACTGCAAAGGGTCCAAAAACATTAAATCCAACATTTACAGCTCACCTGCAGCTACTTCACAGTGAAACGTATCCAGCTGCTAAGAATCTGATGAAAAGCATCGAACGAGTGAAGCCACTGGAAAGACTTCATTATAAAGCAGATGCATGTGAAGTATTGTGAGGTAAATTTAGTGTAAGGTTGGCTGTGGTATTCTAATGTATTAATGTATCCCAAATTTTAGATTTGTACAATACTCACTTCTATTGCAATATTAATTATCTATTGACAAAAAAAGTAAGACTTTCGAAAAAGCATGCAACATGTGAATACTGACTACTACGTAATCAGGAGCTACCCACTCTGTGTGCCTTGCCTGCTCTGTATACTACAGGCATTCACAATGTATTTATAGAATTTCAGAGCAAAACGGTGATTAAAAATGTGTACATTGAGCAGGCACTCCAAAATGTATGCTAACAGCATAACTAGCTTCAGATGAGCTGTGGAACATAATGAAATTTGTCATAAACTGCACCTCCTTGTGGCTGCACAATGCAGGACACCCTTTTGCTCTCACCTTGGTGCTGTCAAAGGCACCAAATCCCATCAGTTTCATCATCTCaatttcctcttctgttttgcCGTGCATGTCCTCCGCTGTTAGGAAAACGGATGGTATTGAATTCTGACATAAATATAAATGCTTCACTTTGAACTGTCATAAGCACATCTAATACCTGATATCTGAATGGgctttgctgtcttttctttcacttctttgCGCTCCTCTTCacgtctgtctttttgtctcacaggagagagggaggaggagcggTGACGTCTAGGAGACCTGCAGAGGGAACACAAAGATGGCTGTAGGAATTTAGAAAATTCTGAGGGAGAAGGGGATAATAAACACGCTGCCAACAATCTGAAAGAAAAAGCTGTTCTATGACAATTCACCAGACACTATCGGAAGTGGGAATCAGTTGATCTGGGTAACTGCAATTTGACAGTGGTATTTGGTGACAATATACCCAATATATAATTTTTAGTTTACAAATGAAGACAAGAATTGGCCAGTGTAGCCACAGCTTTAtgtagaaaacagaaacaatggTGCAAATAGAAACACTAATCAGTGTTCAAAAAAGCGCTGCCTCACCTTGACCGCCTCCTGTGAGGAGATCGTGAACGACTTCTTCGACGGTCACGATCCCGATCTCGAGAACGTGAGCGATCCCTTTCCCTTCGCCTTCGCTCACGATCCCGTGAAGTTGAGCGGGAACGCCTTCTCTCTGCAGGAAAGGAGGAAATCAGATCTGAACATGAGCAGTTGTAAACAAGGGATACTGGCAACCATTTCTCACGCTGTAACATCGTAtgttatgtatatgtgtattcTGTAGCCGTTCATATAGAAATGTTAGTGGCACcatttgagttttattttttttttatttattttttatgtacaGTTTTCTTTAGATACAATGAAAAAACATACAATGAATCCAAATGTATGTCTTAAAGCAACTAAATTACAGAATTTGGATAGTGAAGAGACATGCTCCAAAACTGCCAATACATTGTTCACATATATAGTTGCTATCTGTGATATGATTACAGATACTACAGCATTGTCAAGATATGTTTGCTTTATCTTTAACTTTTGATGGCTTCAGGTACAACACCAAAATATACAGTTGTTGTTCTACGTGATTCAATCAGTGCTTCATGAAGTACACCATTTACACCTGTTTGGCAGATTCAACCCTCATCATCACCGCTGGCCTTTCATGGCAGACAAAGGCGAGAAAAGATTATATTAATTAGTAGTCGCGGTCTCAAATGGCAAGAGTTTTAACAAAACAGATAGCAATATCTTACCAAATATAATGGCCTGTACACAGTTTTGGTACAACTGCAGGGCCAAACATTTTAATCTACTCAGTCGACAGTTGGATGACATAGAAGAATAACACAAAACCAGCCAAATACTGCAGATAGCATGAAGGCTACCGTTAATTCTATACACGGCTTTCTGTTGGCCTCCACATACTCAGATTACTCCAAAACATAATTAGCTACAGCGACACAAAACAACTCAGTATCATCTTGCTATGTAAACCGTGCTACACAAATATAATGATGCTGAACAACTAAGCTAACATAACTTAGCTAACATAGCAAGTGGAatttctgtacaaaaaagaatttcccctcggggataaataaaggaattttgattctgataaATAAGgaatatgtaatatgtaattaACTCACACAAGACGAGTTACGTTTCAAGGTGTGAAGTTAGTgttaaggaaagaaaataagttcgttaaaatgttctcatatgtgaatttgtgtctgtgtgtgtgcgttctctcgcagtgtaaaaaaaagagaaaacagcccTCGAAGGTATACCTTTATTTTAACGTTAGCGTTAGCTGAGTTAACGCTAAGTAATTCTAGTTTCTTACCTCGCCGAGGAGGAGTTCGACTCCTGCTCCTACCCATGTCCCTTGCAGATCAAATGTTACACTCGCAGACTAATGTAATACCAAGCTGAAAACAATTTCAGGTGAGAAATATTAACAAACGCTAGCgaatttgtcttttgttgatTCTAATGGCCGCTATTTCAAGGCAGGCTCTGGTGCATTCTTTTGCGGTTAATATGAGAACTTCCGGTGACCTTTCTACAGAAAAGCGCCCTCTACTGACCAGGAGGAGAGCCTTCATCCGTGTTGTCTCATGAGGATGAGTAACTTGACAGTGTGCAGTACCACCACCCATTGGTCTTCACTTTTGAATGGCACGCAGAGGTGACATATTGGCCAGAAAAGACTGGTACTGTACTACAGGACAGGTTTTGGAGTATGTTCACCTCTCACATAGTCAATACCCAGAAACAGATCACCACGTACCCAAATCAGAAGCCTTGGATGAGCAAAGAGGTCCTGCTCCTGCTGAAGGCCCACAACACCATCTTCAGATCAGGTGACGCACAAACCTATTGTTTATCCAGGGCCAACCTGAGGAAGGTCATCAAGAAGGCCAAGCTCTCTTACAAGCTAAGGGTCAGGAAACACCTCAACAACCCTAACCCCCAACGTATGTGGCAGGGCATCCAGGCCAAATTACACTGTCTCACTGCACAGAAGGAAATGTCCATCTACTCGTGGAAGAGAGGCTTTTTCTCATGACAGGG harbors:
- the snrnp27 gene encoding U4/U6.U5 small nuclear ribonucleoprotein 27 kDa protein; amino-acid sequence: MGRSRSRTPPRRERRRSRSTSRDRERRRRERDRSRSRDRDRDRRRSRSRSPHRRRSRSPRRHRSSSLSPVRQKDRREEERKEVKEKTAKPIQISAEDMHGKTEEEIEMMKLMGFGAFDSTKGKKADGSANAYAVNVTMKRKYRQYMNRKGGFNRPLDFIA